Proteins from one Streptomyces genisteinicus genomic window:
- a CDS encoding phosphatase PAP2 family protein, translated as MVGWRARAANTAPGEGGCAPRDARPPHPALLPPPHRSWLRTAAVAAALVVAALGLLYAGSGAPGTVDAWIASAVYAEEGSARSAALATDFLGEPVGAAVLVAAAVTVCLLRRRPRAAVLAVAGPGAAVAVTKLLKPLVGRTIHDGHLSYPSGHTAFLTALAVVVALLAAGRPGTGRGRGTALLAGAAVAAGAAMGWAQVALGAHYATDAAGGWCTALAVVPATAWLLDRMASAGRRGRA; from the coding sequence GTGGTCGGTTGGCGAGCACGAGCGGCGAACACCGCACCCGGCGAAGGCGGTTGTGCCCCGCGGGACGCCCGCCCGCCGCACCCCGCCCTGCTGCCCCCGCCGCACCGCTCGTGGCTCCGCACCGCCGCCGTGGCCGCCGCGCTGGTGGTCGCCGCGCTCGGCCTCCTGTACGCGGGCTCCGGCGCTCCCGGCACGGTGGACGCGTGGATCGCGTCGGCCGTGTACGCCGAGGAGGGGTCCGCGAGGAGCGCGGCGCTCGCCACGGACTTCCTCGGGGAGCCCGTGGGCGCGGCCGTGCTGGTCGCGGCCGCGGTGACGGTGTGCCTGCTGCGCCGGCGGCCCCGTGCGGCGGTGCTCGCGGTGGCCGGCCCCGGCGCGGCCGTGGCCGTGACGAAACTGCTCAAGCCCCTGGTGGGACGCACCATCCATGACGGGCACCTGTCCTACCCGAGCGGGCACACCGCCTTCCTCACGGCACTCGCCGTCGTGGTGGCCCTGCTGGCCGCCGGCCGGCCCGGCACCGGCAGGGGGCGCGGCACCGCGCTCCTGGCCGGCGCGGCGGTGGCCGCCGGGGCGGCCATGGGGTGGGCCCAGGTCGCGCTGGGCGCGCACTACGCGACCGACGCCGCCGGCGGCTGGTGCACCGCACTGGCGGTCGTCCCGGCGACCGCGTGGCTGCTCGACCGCATGGCGTCCGCCGGCCGGCGCGGGCGCGCCTGA